aacaactgggaacgacgctcaccgccattgtgcctaccttgattcaggggctgcagacgtggattgcgggcggccaacaggggccgcccccggttcccagcttcacggccagcaactcgcacaacgcgcaggcggcgccattggtgtctccggcggaggcggtattggtgtccctggcgccggcacgggcattggagcttaatgcacccgggtgtacgccggccggcacctcggcagcaagcggcccctccgtctgtgcacgcccgccgttggcggtgcctcgacattagccgagctcgacgccatcacggtaactaagcctctcggccgatgacttcatctccttgcctttgactgggcatccctggcgccctacatgttttcgcagggcgccgccgacgttccatgcactctcctgcacttcgtgggcggcgagttgatcgatgtcgccaagggcagaatcgttcaaccgggcaaccccgtgttccacggtaatccgatgccacccaccgtgtatagggttgaactggttcgggtgctgccaggctgcgatgAGTTgctacctccgattcgacccgctggcactacaagaaatatgtcaacttgtgaccctcactattggctgctgaaaggtcatagtttttcatttgcgacctttttgtgaccaaaaacagaaggtcaaaagctggcagtcgtaaactgaaattaacgaccttctgtaaaaggtcgttggttcttcgaccaaaattttggtcactaGCAGCCTCCCCAGACCACGTAGGATCCAGCATGGCAAGCTGACGTGGAtaagaatcagcccggtccagttcggtgttttacatgggccgagcccaacaatTCAGCCCATTTAGTACATTTATTTTTGTTAATTTTTGTCAGctacatgggccaagcccaacTATCCAGCCCATCAATTTTTATGCACGTTTGGCCTTCCAAGAATATAGGTACTATTTTGTGCAGCACATTTTCTCGTTTACATTCAGCCTTTTTATACAGTCAAATAATAATTCAATCTTGGGAGTTGGTCCAGTACACTTCTCAGCCCATTCACATATATGCGGCCCATATTCATACAAATGATTCTCCTTTTCGATAAATTTTGCAAATAATTTCATAATTCATCACTAAATATGTTTACATCACAGGCCATAAATCCCTACAAAATAGTATCACATGTTCCTATACAAAACTATCAAATCATATGTACAACAAACATAATACAAAAAAAATAgttcaaaataaataaattttcTTCCTCTTCCATCTTCCAGAACACACAACACCTGGCATTGGAAGGATCAGCCATTAGAAGCATATAGAATACAAATGGAAACAATCAAAATAAAGAAATGAAAGACACACACTATGAAAATTACGACAACACCAATATTTTTTTACTACCATAACAAACAGAAATGTAATCTGATTGCATAGGACATATGGCATTATCAACAAGACAAAGCAAAATTTATAGTGCCAGCTCATGAAGAAGGCAAAGCATATTTTACAGTGCAGGCTCAGGATGCCACCATGCACACTCCAACAAAAACTAAACGGAGGGCAAGAGAGCAGGACACAACTGTACCTGGAAATGCTGCTAGCCAGCGACAAAAGTAAGTTGGTCGGAGCCAAAGAGGGGTCTGCCAAAGGAGCCAACCATGCCGACGAGGATGAGGTAACCGGTGATCGTCTCCTGGTTCTCCTTGATCTTGCCCTCGAAGTTCTTCCGCTACAGGTTGTCCTGCTGCAGCTCATCCAACACCCCCCAGAAACAAACAATTCAGATCAACAACTGCATAGATCATACCTTGTTTGCTTATCTAGACCAGACACTACTACAGTACTTGTTTGCTTATCTAGACCAGACACTACTACTATTTGTGAATATAGCAAATGTAAAAACAATGTAAATGGTAAACAACACTTGAGAATATAGCAACAGATTAAGAGCGTATTGTTTAGCATCACACAAAGAGTAGCACAATGCTACATGCAACTATTAGGATAAAGTAGAGCTTCTACATTACATAGTCAGATATGAAGGACCAAGCAAACCATTCTGGAAAAGACAAGTTACAGAGCAATCATGTATAGACCATTCTACTGGTAGCAAGGGCATAAAGATAATCACTTAACAAGCAGTACCAACATGAGTAAATCACATAAAGAAGTGCAATCTAATATCCCAGCTGCCAAAACACCATATCAAGATTCCGTACAGACCGAAAAAGAGCATGCGCTGCAGGACATATAAATATACCATGAGCATTATTTCTACAAGTAAAATCCCTGTAAATATTACAAACATGCCACTGGCCGGGTACTAATCAGCCAGAGTAGTGTCATGGCTACCCGAGGAATCACCTAAACACAGCCTCGAAGAGGATGGCCAACGATGCCTGTACTAGATTCACCATGTTGCCTATAATTCCATCAAGACAAATACAATCAGTATCAGGATCAGAGGTTCAGAGCAAGAATAGTGAAGGCGTTTATGCTATAAACGACAAGGAGATGATGCAAACTATAACGAAGTAGGCATAGAGTAACAAAACAGCTCCATTACACTTAAGCTGCTACTACCTGCATATACTAAATGGAACCAGAAGTATGTCGACTACTAGACAGCCATGAATGATGCCCAGGAGTATTGATTTGGAAACAATCAATCCTCCAATAGTGATAAATTTTGGAGTATTAATTCAAAAGATGGCCTATATTACAGTACAGTGCAGTGCGTAAGAAGGAATGAATCCATTTCCACAATCTGAGGAAGAATAAGAAGGAACCAAGCATATGAAGGAGTATTCAGTTTACTCATGCTGCTGCTACAATACAGTACTGCTGCTATAGTACAGTGCTCCAAGAATAATATGATATGTGGACTAATCGGAATAATCTGGTCTAATGTTAGACAAATGTGGACTACCCTACTCCAAGATGCTACTCTAACTATCAGTACTGGAGTATACACTGTTTAGTCTATTGGAGTACAACAATACTCCAAGATGCTAATCCAGTTTCAAACTTGCAAATACAACAAGACAAGAGATGTACCCATTTTACCTTTGATGTTAGATCTTGGGATAACAAAGAGTGCTCCCAGTACAAGAAGCACAACAAGTGAGATGAGAACTAGCAGTACTAGATAGTGTATTAACTGAAGTAGTGTTCTGGACAGCAAAATTGGCTGCAGTCAGGAAAATTTACAAAAATATAAGTATCTTCTGTCTAGAAATGATAGAAATCGAGCCGGAGCTTCCAAAACTACACCAAATTAATTGGGAACATCACTAATCCTCACTGTCAAACTACTCCACCAATGACAAGTACTGGCATGCTTTGTTGTAACTGGATTCACTATTTAGTCACAGGAATACAACACAGTTCAAGAAATACTCCACCAAAGACAAATCATAAATTAAACTACTGCAAGCAAGAAGATATAAGAACAGGAACTACTGCTTGCAAGCAATACTGCTTGCAAGTCCCAACTTAACAACATCTATCATCAATTTAGTTAATCGAAGATGCTAGTCTAACTACTCCATTTTGCAAGATGCCACTGTAACTATCAGTACTGGTGTAATCGAATGTGTTGCAAGATGCTACTCTAACCAGATGCTCCAAGTTGATACTCCAAGATACTGCAAGCAAGTTCATACTCCCACAAGAAGAGAATTCAGACAAGAATCTGTTCCACACACACTGTTCATTCGAGCCTGTGCTCTCTTCAAAACTTGAAACAGTACCACACAGACGTCCAACCAGCGGCAGAGAGGTCAGCCACAGCACAATAGACCTAGAGCTACAACCTGACAGTAACAATAACCGCACAACACAGCCATTCCTCACGCATGTGACTGAAAAAGTAACAGAAATTCGTTTAACGGTGCTCTGGTAGGCGTACCTCTCGCCTAAGCTCCTCATTTGTGTCATTGCCATCTGCCAACTGCTGGTTCGACAATGTGCTCTCTGCAAAACCTGAAACAACACCACACAGACATCCAACCAGCGGCAGAGAGGTCAACCACAGGTACACATCACACCAAACCAATAACGCGAAATCACAAATCTGACCGAGAAACCCAGGGCACCTTTCTCTTTGTCCGAGGCCGGGAGCACCTCCCCTGTCCAGTCCTTGGGCACAAGCGGATCCTGCACAAACACGAATgcaccaaaaaaataaaaacatcACCGCCTGGGATCGAAGAACGAACAAACTGAGGAGCTGgacgcgagggagagggagagggagaggtagGGTTGGCTTACCCGGTGGGCGGAGGCGGGGTTGtcggggcgggggcgggggcggcggcaccAGAAGAGGAAGCAGTCAACGAGGAAGGCGTCGAAGAAGGCCACCACCGCCCTCACGAGCGCCTCCGCACACCCGCACATAGAGCTCCTCGAAGGAGAGACTTCGACATGGTGCTTGACGGGCTAGATCTTGGGGATGCGCTTCCGCCGCCGCCCCTTCCCGTGTGCCCGCGCAGCGGCGATCCGCCCTCCCTGCCTAGGGTAGGGGCCGCGCCCGGTTGATCTGGCCGGAGAGGATGAAGGCCCGGAGCGAGGGGAGCGTCGGGGAGAGGAAGGCAGGGGGTTGGGGTGGCGATGCGGTGAGGAAGGGCGCGGGGGAGGCCATAGATGCTGATGGAAGGGCGCGGGGGATGCCATGGATGGGCGTGGGGGTGGCGATGCGGTGAGGAAGGGCTCGCCGGTGGAGCTGatggggaggcggcggcggcgatctggAAGGGGAAGGGAGGAGGGGTTTGCAGTGGGGTGGAGACAAGTAGGGGTTTGCGGTGGGGAATGGATgggtggatggatggatggatgtgggatgaggagatggatggatggatatgtGCCATGTCATCGATCCATGGCACAAACGTCTCCACCAATCAGAATTAAGCGCATGTAATTGTATTTCTTCTTTAGTTTCTCTTATATATTTTCTCATCAATGTAAAGAATCTATCAAATATTTACTGCAAAATGGCACcatttcatttttcaaaaataatagACCATATTTATGTCCAATTAACCAGATGATTGTGTGTTAAAAACTTTTCATCAACCTCCCATCAAATTGACAAATTTTTGCCGATTCAGCAGGaaacgggtcaaatttgaactacccCCATCGCACaatttgctatttattttttccaaaaatcatttctaggtacataagtatctatttaatcagagaaacacaaaaagttttccaagattcaaccactacctaggaacggtcatgcccgccgttttgaccgcattttgaaacggacataaaaaattcaaaaaaatcaaaaaatttgaaaaccttcgcattgtgtcattatatgtgaccaagttaccaggagaaataataaacttgtaatacggtaattatttttaaaaagtgttctcagaaacgagctatcatgcgtgaagatgcatggctttcaagccaaatgatcaatcttatggccacattcatggcatagtttgttaaaatgatctcatattgtgcacaagggtgcatattggaatggcaaacaatgttgcctaaggaagttttcattttctttggacgaaaaaaccattttccatttttcgagtgcccaaaaggaggtttttttgtgaaggacctcccaaataattgttgcaaaattgtaacaaatcaattttctaaaatactaggacatatttgatgcacaattgaccaaatggttgggtgtaaaaagttttgatccacctctcgtgaaaaagacaaatttccgccgattcaggtggaagcgggtcaaatttgaactgtagctgccttgtagtttgctatttatttttttcaaaaatcatttctaggtacataagtatctatttaatcagagaaacaccaaaaaaattccaagattcaaccactagctaggaacggtcattcccgccgttttgcccgcattttgaaacgggcataaaaaattcaaaaaaaatcaaaaaattggaaaaccttcgcattgtgtcattatatgtggcaaagttaccaggaaaaataataaacttgtaatacgacaattctttaaaaaaaatgttctcagaaatgagctatcgtgtgtgaagattcatggctttcaacccaaatgatcaatcttatggccacattcatggcatagtttgttcaaatgatctcatattgtgcacaagggtgcatattggaatggcaaacaatgttgcctaaggaagttttcattttctttggacgaaaaaaccattttccatttttcgagtgcccaaaaggaggtttttttgtgaaggacctcccaaataattgttgcaaaattgtaacaaatcaattttctaaaatactaggacatatttgatgcacaattgaccaaatggttgggtgtaaaaagttttgatccaccgctcgtgaaaaagacaaatttccgccgattcacgtggaagcgggtcaaatttgaaccgt
The Aegilops tauschii subsp. strangulata cultivar AL8/78 chromosome 3, Aet v6.0, whole genome shotgun sequence genome window above contains:
- the LOC109763067 gene encoding uncharacterized protein isoform X1, yielding MAMTQMRSLGERTLLQLIHYLVLLVLISLVVLLVLGALFVIPRSNIKGNMVNLVQASLAILFEAVFRMSCSRTTCSGRTSRARSRRTRRRSPVTSSSSAWLAPLADPSLAPTNLLLSLASSISRCCVFWKMEEEENLFILNYFFCIMFVVHMI
- the LOC109763067 gene encoding uncharacterized protein isoform X2 — its product is MCGCAEALVRAVVAFFDAFLVDCFLFWCRRPRPRPDNPASAHRDPLVPKDWTGEVLPASDKEKGFAESTLSNQQLADGNDTNEELRRENTTSVNTLSSTASSHLTCCASCTGSTLCYPKI